The proteins below are encoded in one region of Helianthus annuus cultivar XRQ/B chromosome 2, HanXRQr2.0-SUNRISE, whole genome shotgun sequence:
- the LOC110894870 gene encoding acidic leucine-rich nuclear phosphoprotein 32-related protein-like — protein MKNKGKAVEGVSEISERSIVPSSVSESPIQNPRPISVVSGIFEEDVLIDDVIDDEEEIEEDDDEEDDNEDKTDDADDVFSASSHSDDDDDDGQAAQPEDVTGEGENVDEQNVDKREKFILRLEPEVEEGEIRHTYTMNDIIEMTRIDDPNIKFDFEEDLNAFDMNQQPEYQYKYVEEADNYDRVEVEDCSDEENTNVDTSKFPTLVEFFSHENVDELRRKVAECLKDKNFDWTTKYAQREERKKWFRKNTERKFKRPLKFYKRDREVSLGDIISWGFLPQVNVYDVR, from the exons ATGAAAAATAAAGGAAAGGCTGTTGAAGGTGTTAGTGAAATTTCTGAAAGATCAAttgttccatcttctgtttctGAATCACCTATTCAGAATCCTCGTCCAATATCTGTTGTTTCCGGTATTTTTGAGGAAGACGTGTTGATTGATGATGTtattgatgatgaggaagagatcgaggaggatgatgatgaagaggatgataATGAAGACAAGACAGATGATGCAGACGATGTATTCTCTGCTAGCAGccatagtgatgatgatgatgacgatggtCAAGCGGCACAG CCTGAGGATGTTACAGGAGAGGGGGAGAACGTTGATGAACAGAACGTTGATAAAAGAGAAAAGTTTATTTTGCGTCTAGAGCCTGAAGTTGAAGAAGGAGAAATCAGGCATACTTACACCATGAACGATATTATTGAGATGACGCGTATTGATGATCCTAACATCAAGTTTGACTTTGAAGAAGATTTGAATGCATTTGATATGAATCAGCAGCCTGAGTATCAGTACAAGTATGTTGAGGAAGCTGATAACTATGATCGAGTTGAGGTTGAAGACTGCAGCGATGAAGAAAATACGAATGTTGATACTTCAAAATTTCCAACGCTGGTTGAGTTTTTCAGTCATGAGAACGTCGATGAGTTGAGAAGGAAAGTTGCAGAATGTTTGAAAGATAAAAACTTTGATTGGACGACGAAATATGCACAGCGCGAAGAACGCAAGAAGTGGTTTAGAAAGAATACTGAAAGAAAATTCAAACGTCCACTCAAATTTTATAAGAGAGATAGAGAAGTATCACTTGGTGACATTATCAGCTGGGGATTTCTGCCACAAGTTAATGTGTATGATGTTCGATGA